The DNA window AGAAAGAGTTAGGAGCGAAAAGTTATGGCGCGTATCGTTGGCGTAGACCTCCCCGGCCGCAAAAGGGCCGCAATCGGGCTCACGTACATTTATGGCATCGGAAACACCCGTGCTCTGTCGATCCTCCATCGTTGCGAGATCGATGCAAATAAGCGGGTCTCGGATCTGACCGAAGAAGAAATCAACCGCATCCGCATGATGCTTGAGAGCGAAGGCTCCATCGAAGGCGATCTCCGTAAGGAAACCTCGATGAACATCAAGCGCCTGATGGAAATGGGCAGCTATCGTGGCCTGCGGCACCGCCGCGGTCTCCCGGCTCGTGGCCAACGCACGCACACCAATGCGCGCACTCGCAAGGGCCCACGCAAGGGTACAGTGGCTGGCAAGAAGAAGGTCGGCAAGTAAGGTCCGGGAGGATCTGAAGAGGAACGAAGATGGCCAAAGCTCAAGCAAAAAGCAACAAGAAGAAGTCATTCAAGAAGAAAGAGCGAAAGAGCATCCCGTTTGGGCTGGTTCACGTTCAGGCTTCTTTCAACAACACGATCATCACGATCACCGATCCGGTGGGCAACGTGCTGAGCTGGAGCTCCTCCGGCTCGCTCGGCTTCCGCGGTTCGCGCAAAGGCACGCCGTTTGCCGCCCAGCAGGCCAGCCTCACGGCTGCCAACAAGGCCAAGGACAATGCCGGGTTGCGTTCGGTGGACGTGAAGGTTTCCGGCCCCGGCGCCGGCCGTGAATCGGCCGTGCGTGCCCTCGGTAGCGTTGGCATCGAAGTGCGATCGATTCGTGACACCACGCCGATCCCACACAACGGTTGCCGCCCGCCGAAGCGCCGCCGCGTCTGATCTTTTGAATTTTGGATAGTACGAAAAGCAGGATGAAGGCTCCGGCTGTAAACTGCACCGGTTCTGAATGATCGGAACTCAGGTAATAGGAGAACAAGGACTCAATGGCTCGTTATAATGGCCCAGTTTGCCGGCTTTGCCGGCGTGAGGGCATGAAGCTCTTCCTCAAGGGAGAGCGTTGCAACACGGCGAAGTGCGCAATCGAAAAGCGGAACTTTATCCCTGGCCAGCACGGCCAGGCACGCGCAAAGAAGATTCAGGGCTACGGTTTGCAGCTTCGCGAGAAGCAGAAGGCTCGCCGCTACTACGGCGTGCTCGAAGGCCAGTTCCGCAACCTGTTTGAGAAGGCAGTGGGCATGAAGGGTGTGACCGGCGAAAATATGCTGGCTATGCTCGAGAGCCGCCTCGATAACGTTGTCCTCCGCACCGGGTTTGCCAACAGCCGCGCGCAGGCACGTCAGTTGGTACGCCATGGTCATATCAGCGTGAACGGACGCCGCACTAATATCCCCTCGTTCCAGGCCAAGCCGGGCGACGTGGTGGAAGTGCTCGAGAAGAGCCGCAAGGTCACTTCGATTCTCGCCTCACGCGATTCCACGGCACATTATCCATCTCCCAATTGGCTCGACGTTGACCGCGATAATTTCAAGGCGCGTGTCATCCAGGTTCCCAAGCGTGAGGAACTGGTGCAGATTCAGCTCAACGAGCAGCTGATCGTCGAGTTGTACTCGAAGTAATTGGCCGACTCACAAATCAACTTTTAATCAAAGGAGGCGCATGTTTCGAGGGTTTCAAAAGCCAAAGCGTCTGGTTGCCAATACGGAAACATTGAGCGAACGGTACGGCATGTTCACGGCACAGCCGTTTGAGCGTGGATTCGGTACCACGATCGGCAACGCATTGCGTCGCGCACTGCTGAGTTCGATCGAGGGCGCCGCGATCACGGCCGTTCGGATCGAGGGTGTGGCGCACGAGTTTTCGCCTATCCCTGGCGTGGTCGAGGATGCCACGGACATCATCCTGAATCTGAAGCAGATCCCCTTCAAAATGGTTGGCGAAGGGATCAAAACGGTTCGCCTGACGTCGGATGACTCCGGTGAAGTTCTCAGTGGCGCGATCGAAACCGACAGTGATGTCGAAGTGCTGGATCGCAATATGCACATCGCCTCGGTGAGCGAAGGTGGAAAGTTGACCATCGAGATGCGTCTGAAGATGGGCCGCGGCTATGTCAGCGCGGACCGGAACTTCGACGAAGATCTCCCGCTCGGCTATATCCCAATCGACTCGGTGCATTCGCCGGTTCGTAAGGTCAATTACAACGTGGAAGCGGCTCGTCTCGGTCAGATGACCGACTACGACAAGCTGACACTCGAGGTGTGGACCAATGGCGCCGTCTCGCCCGCCGACTCGATCGGCATGGCGGCCAAGCTCCTGAAAGACCACATGACGATCTTCGTGAACTTCGAAGAGACGCCGGATGCAGTGGAAGAACCGATTGAGCGCGCTGTCGGTCAGATGAATGAAGTGCTGAATCGTTCGGTGGAAGAACTCGAACTCAGCGTTCGTTCCTACAACTGCCTCAAAAACGCGAACATTCAAACGATCGGTGACCTGGTTCAGAAGACAGAAGCAGAGATGCTTCGTACCAAGAACTTCGGACGCAAGTCGCTGAACGAAATCAAAGAAATACTGGGTGGACTGGCGCTCGGCTTCGGCATGAAGATCGACGCAAGCGGCCGCCTGATTGCGCCTCCGGGCGGAATCTCCATGGAGCCGTTGCCCGTCGGCGACGATGACCTCTAAACGAAACGGATAAGTGAGAAGGAGTTTAGACAATGAGACATCGTAAGGGCGGCTTCAGGCTCAAGCGGAACCTCGCCGAGCGCCGTGCGTTGCTCCGCAACCTGGTGACCAGCGTGGTGATGGATGAGCGT is part of the Bryobacter aggregatus MPL3 genome and encodes:
- the rpsD gene encoding 30S ribosomal protein S4 yields the protein MARYNGPVCRLCRREGMKLFLKGERCNTAKCAIEKRNFIPGQHGQARAKKIQGYGLQLREKQKARRYYGVLEGQFRNLFEKAVGMKGVTGENMLAMLESRLDNVVLRTGFANSRAQARQLVRHGHISVNGRRTNIPSFQAKPGDVVEVLEKSRKVTSILASRDSTAHYPSPNWLDVDRDNFKARVIQVPKREELVQIQLNEQLIVELYSK
- the rpsM gene encoding 30S ribosomal protein S13, with protein sequence MARIVGVDLPGRKRAAIGLTYIYGIGNTRALSILHRCEIDANKRVSDLTEEEINRIRMMLESEGSIEGDLRKETSMNIKRLMEMGSYRGLRHRRGLPARGQRTHTNARTRKGPRKGTVAGKKKVGK
- a CDS encoding DNA-directed RNA polymerase subunit alpha, producing the protein MFRGFQKPKRLVANTETLSERYGMFTAQPFERGFGTTIGNALRRALLSSIEGAAITAVRIEGVAHEFSPIPGVVEDATDIILNLKQIPFKMVGEGIKTVRLTSDDSGEVLSGAIETDSDVEVLDRNMHIASVSEGGKLTIEMRLKMGRGYVSADRNFDEDLPLGYIPIDSVHSPVRKVNYNVEAARLGQMTDYDKLTLEVWTNGAVSPADSIGMAAKLLKDHMTIFVNFEETPDAVEEPIERAVGQMNEVLNRSVEELELSVRSYNCLKNANIQTIGDLVQKTEAEMLRTKNFGRKSLNEIKEILGGLALGFGMKIDASGRLIAPPGGISMEPLPVGDDDL
- the rpsK gene encoding 30S ribosomal protein S11; the protein is MAKAQAKSNKKKSFKKKERKSIPFGLVHVQASFNNTIITITDPVGNVLSWSSSGSLGFRGSRKGTPFAAQQASLTAANKAKDNAGLRSVDVKVSGPGAGRESAVRALGSVGIEVRSIRDTTPIPHNGCRPPKRRRV